In one window of Candidatus Methylacidiphilales bacterium DNA:
- the dapA gene encoding 4-hydroxy-tetrahydrodipicolinate synthase: MNSPLQLQGIYTALVTPFRAGQIDFPALEKLIEEQIAAGVSGVVPVGTTGESPTLTHQEHIRVIEQTIKFVRKRIQVIAGTGSNSTQEAIELTQEAQRKGADAVLLVAPYYNKPTQSGLIAHFTAIAKASPIPQILYSIPSRCGIEIAVETVATLARTCPNIIGIKEAGGSVDRVSQLRQVLSDSFVILSGDDSLTLPFLSVGARGVISVASNLIPRELVSLWKAWNEGRITEAEQWHRKLYPLFRDLFIETNPVPIKMALSRKGWMTPEVRLPLVPMQQANYNKLEVTLKMLGL; encoded by the coding sequence ATGAACTCGCCTCTTCAACTCCAAGGAATTTACACTGCCTTAGTGACCCCATTTCGAGCCGGCCAGATCGATTTCCCAGCCCTTGAAAAGCTCATTGAGGAGCAGATTGCGGCAGGAGTCTCTGGTGTCGTCCCAGTCGGCACAACCGGCGAATCGCCCACACTCACGCATCAAGAGCATATCCGAGTCATTGAGCAGACCATTAAATTTGTCCGTAAACGCATACAAGTCATTGCAGGCACTGGTTCGAATTCGACTCAAGAAGCCATCGAGTTAACTCAAGAGGCTCAACGAAAAGGAGCAGATGCAGTCCTGCTTGTAGCTCCTTATTACAACAAACCTACACAATCAGGCCTCATAGCCCACTTTACGGCTATCGCCAAGGCTTCTCCAATTCCACAGATTCTCTACAGCATTCCGAGCCGCTGCGGAATTGAGATAGCTGTCGAGACTGTCGCAACGCTGGCTCGCACCTGCCCAAATATTATCGGCATCAAGGAAGCGGGAGGGTCAGTCGATCGTGTGAGTCAACTTCGACAGGTCCTCAGTGATTCTTTTGTCATCTTATCCGGTGATGACAGCTTAACTTTGCCCTTTCTAAGCGTCGGAGCAAGAGGGGTCATTAGTGTCGCCAGCAACCTCATCCCACGTGAACTCGTGTCGCTCTGGAAAGCTTGGAACGAAGGCCGGATAACAGAAGCCGAGCAATGGCACCGCAAACTGTATCCGCTCTTTCGTGATTTGTTTATCGAAACCAACCCTGTCCCTATCAAAATGGCACTTTCTCGAAAAGGCTGGATGACTCCTGAAGTCCGCTTACCTCTCGTCCCGATGCAACAAGCAAACTACAACAAACTTGAGGTTACATTAAAAATGCTAGGCCTTTAA
- the folK gene encoding 2-amino-4-hydroxy-6-hydroxymethyldihydropteridine diphosphokinase, giving the protein MMQQPTHIVGIALGSNLDNPQGQIEKAVLFLTHLAFQKKIRVARPILTEPEDCPPGSPLFVNTVAEMEWAGTPEELLTHLQNYEHESGRPLKRSKNAPRPIDLDIIYFDNLEIETPQLIIPHPRAHLRSFVIEPLREIAPHRVEWLLAKAQKKGY; this is encoded by the coding sequence ATGATGCAACAGCCCACTCACATAGTAGGGATCGCTCTAGGATCAAACTTGGATAATCCCCAGGGGCAAATCGAAAAAGCAGTCTTATTTCTCACTCATCTCGCTTTTCAAAAAAAAATCCGAGTCGCACGCCCAATCCTCACTGAACCTGAAGATTGTCCGCCAGGCTCACCGCTCTTTGTTAATACAGTCGCTGAGATGGAGTGGGCAGGAACACCTGAAGAGCTATTGACTCACCTCCAAAATTATGAACACGAGTCGGGACGGCCGCTTAAGCGTTCAAAAAACGCCCCACGCCCAATCGATCTTGATATAATTTACTTTGATAATTTGGAGATCGAGACCCCACAGCTCATCATTCCTCATCCTAGGGCTCATTTGCGCTCCTTTGTTATAGAACCCTTGAGAGAAATTGCGCCGCATCGAGTAGAGTGGCTTCTTGCCAAGGCTCAAAAGAAAGGCTACTAA
- the dapF gene encoding diaminopimelate epimerase, producing the protein MKVPFTKLNGAGNDFIAIDNREGQFNLTREMIARLCHRHFGIGADGLLLVERADEPAAVDYRMRYFNSDGGEAEMCGNGARCFAQFTKNFPRKNPNYVTFSTPAGNITAVYKEDNTIAIDLPPPHDLVLNRSVQLAEETIFGHSINTGVPHFVTFTDELDLVDVARLGSALRHHAVFRPAGTNVNFATILSPGHLKIRTYERGVEAETLACGTGVVASALIYHLTQGAPSPILVDVAGEATLIVVFEKNSTGDFIHLSLQGPAETVFHGTIEI; encoded by the coding sequence ATGAAGGTCCCCTTCACCAAGCTCAATGGCGCAGGCAATGATTTCATCGCCATAGATAATCGTGAAGGTCAATTCAATCTCACCAGGGAAATGATTGCTCGGCTATGCCATCGTCACTTCGGTATCGGTGCTGATGGGCTTTTACTCGTAGAGAGAGCGGATGAACCTGCAGCCGTAGATTACCGCATGCGCTACTTCAACTCCGACGGAGGAGAAGCTGAGATGTGTGGCAATGGAGCACGATGCTTCGCTCAATTCACCAAAAATTTTCCTCGCAAAAACCCCAATTATGTTACATTCAGCACTCCCGCTGGAAATATCACTGCAGTTTACAAAGAAGATAACACGATAGCGATAGATCTTCCTCCGCCGCACGATTTGGTCTTGAATCGGTCTGTTCAGCTTGCCGAAGAGACAATATTTGGCCACTCGATTAATACAGGCGTGCCTCATTTTGTCACCTTTACGGATGAACTCGATCTCGTGGATGTAGCTCGCCTCGGCTCTGCTCTACGGCATCATGCGGTATTTCGGCCTGCGGGCACCAACGTGAATTTCGCCACCATACTCAGCCCTGGTCATCTCAAAATTCGCACTTACGAGCGCGGGGTAGAAGCAGAAACCCTAGCCTGTGGCACTGGGGTAGTCGCTTCAGCCTTGATTTATCACCTGACTCAAGGCGCTCCGTCCCCGATCCTCGTCGATGTTGCTGGTGAAGCAACCTTGATAGTTGTTTTTGAAAAAAACTCCACTGGCGATTTTATCCATCTCAGCCTTCAAGGCCCTGCTGAAACCGTTTTCCATGGCACAATTGAAATTTAA
- the dapB gene encoding 4-hydroxy-tetrahydrodipicolinate reductase: MTSQHTVAIVGARGRMGQVLMRLSSNSFARAIPLDQGDDLGAGIQQADVIIEFAHHTATPQVCQHAEQFKKPLVIGTTGHTAEEKQTIYRLASILPVVYSANFSVGVNLLFYLTEIAAKVLKNKGYDCEIIEMHHRQKVDAPSGTARKLLDILLKINELPPEAVSHGREGEVGVRPTNQVGVHALRGGDIVGEHTVMFAATGERLELTHKASSREIFASGALYAAQWALEKWQTMKAQSNTAQARLNRPYDMQDVLGLSES, encoded by the coding sequence ATGACTTCTCAACACACAGTAGCTATCGTCGGAGCTCGCGGGCGAATGGGGCAAGTTTTGATGCGCCTCTCATCGAATTCTTTTGCGCGAGCTATCCCCCTCGATCAAGGCGATGACCTTGGCGCAGGCATCCAGCAGGCTGATGTCATCATTGAATTTGCCCATCACACCGCTACCCCACAAGTTTGTCAGCATGCAGAGCAATTTAAGAAACCTTTGGTAATCGGCACGACAGGCCACACCGCAGAGGAGAAGCAAACCATCTACCGCCTCGCCTCGATTCTTCCCGTAGTCTATTCCGCAAATTTTTCTGTCGGTGTAAATCTTCTTTTCTATCTCACAGAAATTGCGGCGAAGGTGCTCAAAAACAAAGGCTATGACTGTGAAATTATCGAAATGCATCACCGACAGAAAGTAGATGCGCCAAGCGGGACGGCACGAAAGCTACTGGATATTCTTTTGAAAATTAACGAGCTTCCGCCTGAAGCTGTATCCCACGGCCGAGAAGGCGAAGTGGGAGTTCGTCCAACCAATCAAGTTGGTGTGCATGCTTTAAGAGGCGGAGATATAGTAGGAGAACATACCGTTATGTTTGCTGCTACCGGTGAAAGGTTGGAACTAACTCACAAAGCCTCAAGTCGTGAGATTTTTGCTTCCGGAGCCCTCTATGCAGCGCAATGGGCTCTCGAAAAATGGCAGACAATGAAGGCTCAATCAAATACCGCTCAAGCTCGACTCAACCGTCCTTACGATATGCAAGACGTTCTTGGTCTCTCCGAAAGTTAA